The window CTGGACCTGCTCGCGCTGCGCGGGATCCTCGACGTGGTCGACCAGTTCGGTGCGCACGAAACCCGGTGAGATCGACGTCGTGCGCAGGACGCCGTCGGTGGATTCCTGGCGCAGCGCCTCCAGCAGCGTCCGCACGGCGTTCTTGGTCCCGGCGTAGACGGCCTGCGTCGGGACGATCTTCAGCCCCGACGTCGAGACAGTCGTGACGAAGTGGCCGCGGCCCTGCGCGCGGAACACCGGGAGGGCGGCGGCGATGCCGTGCAGGACGCCGCGGAGGTTGACGTCGATCATCGCGTCCCAGGCGTCGACGTCCAGTTCGGCCACCGGCGCGATCCGGGCGACCCCGGCGTTGCCCACCAGGACGTCGAGACGGCCGAACCGGGCCACGGCCAGTGCCACCAGCCGCTCGGGATCGGCGCGCCGGGTGACGTCGACGTCCAGCAGTTCCGCGCGGCCGCCCGCGTCCCGGATCCGCGTGACCAGCGCCTCGAGCCGGTCGGTGCGCCGGGCGCCGAGCACGACGGCAGCGCCGCGCGATGCCAGCTCGAGGGCGGTCGCCTCGCCGATCCCGCTGCTCGCGCCCGTGATGGCGACGACCTTGTCCAGTCCGTTCATCGAGACCTCCACGCTAAGCTGACAGTTGTCCGGTTAACTTCCACGATACCGGACACTTGTCCACTTAACGAAGAGGAGTGCCGTGGCGGGTCGAGAGCGCCGTTCGGACGCGGTCGCCAACCGCGACCGGATCGTCGAGGCCGCACGGACGGAGCTGAGCGAGTCCAACGGCGCGGCCGACGACCTCAAGCTGCACCGCGTCGCCAAGGCGGCGGGCGTCGGGCAGGGCACCCTCTACCGGCACTTCCCGACCCGCGAGCACCTGCTGGCGGAGGTGTACCGGGCCGAGCTGACCCAGCTCGTCGACACCGTGGCCCCGCTCTTGGCGGAGTACTCCCCGCTCGACGCGCTGTCGCGCTGGCTGGAACGGCTGGTCGAGTACGCACGCGTCAAACGCGGTGTCATGGCGGCGATCGAGGGAGCGGCCTGGCAGGACCTCTACTCCGGCCAGCACCATCGGCTCGACGAAGCGCTGGAAACCCTGCTGGAGCAGGGAAAGAGCGCCGGGGAGATCCGCGCCGGGATCGACGCGGCCGACGTCATCCTGCTCCTCGGGGCGTTGTCGCGGATCCCGGAAGCCGAGTGGGACGAGCGGGCGCCGCGGATCGTGGCCGTGCTCGTCGACGGCCTGCGCGCCTAGTCGGAGACGGCTTCCGAGATCCAGGGCGCCACCGGCAGGTCGCGGTCCAGGCATTCGACCGACAGCCGGATCGTCCACCGCAACGCCTGCAGCACCAGGCTGTCCACCTCGTCGGGTGCCGCGTTGGCCAGGGCGATCTCCACCTGCTCCTGCGCCGCCTCCGTGTTGCCGTGGACCTCCGCCAGCAGCGTCCGGACCGCCGTCCGCACCGGCGGGTCGGCCTGGTCGATCGAGACCTCTTCGCCGTCTTCGTCGAAGACCTGGACCTTCACCGGCGCGCTGCCGCCGTCGCCGAGGGTGGAGACCATCGCGCTGCATTCGCCGAACAGCAGCAGCATCAACGCCTTCGTCTCGTCCGCGCGGGCCTGCGGTTCGGCGGCCGTCGGCGCGACCTCGACGAGGGCTTCGGCGTCGTCACCGAGGCTCAGCGCCGTCAGCGCGCGCTGGGCCTTCTCGACGAGCTCCTGCTCGTTCCAGTCCGCATCCACGTGCCCCATCAAACACCAGCGACGGCGCTCGTGGGGATACCTTGATCCGGGCCGGTCATCCCGCCGCGCGGAGGGCACCCAGCGCGAGCCGGGAGAGCAGTTCGGCGAGCTCGGAGTCACCGAGATGGCGGTTGTACGGCGTCGAGTTGATCAGTCCGAACACGGCGTGTGCCGCCGACCGCGCCTGCAGTTCTCCCAGCTCCGGGATGGCTTCGCGGATCGCGCGGACCCACACCTCGACGTACTGGCGCTGCAGCGCGCGCACCTGCTTGCGGTCGGCGTCGGTGAGGTTCGCGAGGTTGCGCTCTTGAACGGTGATCAACGCCGGATGAGCGAGCGCGAAGCCGACGTGGAACGCCACGAGCCCGGCCAGCGTGTCGTCCGCATCGCCGGGCCGGCTCGCCCACCTCGTGCCGCCGTCGAGCAGGTAGCGGCTGATCGAGTTCAGCATCTCGCCGAGGATCGCGTCCTTGCTGCGGAAGTGCCGGTAGAGCGCGGGCCCGGAGATCCCGACGGCGGCGCCGATGTCGTCGATCCCGACGCCGTGGAACCCGTGGTGGGCGAACAGCTCGGCCGCCGCGGCGAGGATCTGCTCACGTCTGTTCGCCTTCTCGCCGTTCACGAGCGGAGTGGGGTTGGCCGGCATCCGGCCATATTAGAGCGGCAGGTTAGCGAGCGCTAACACTGTTCCCGTCTTCCGGCGTGAGCCGAGTGGGTTACTTACAGGTAACTAGGGGTTCCTCGTGGGGCTTCCACATGCTGTGCTTCTGGGGTCGGTTCTGTCACAAAGGAGTGGCCCATGGGGGTTCCGATCCGTCTGTCGCGACGGTTTTTTCTGAGGTTGAGCACGGCTCTCGGGGCCGTCGTCCTGTCCACTCTCGGCGTCACGGGCCTCGCCCACGCCGCCGGGACCGTCTACGCCGCGCTCGGCGACTCCTACTCCTCGGGAGTCGGGGCCGGCAGCTACGGCAGTTCCGGGAGCTGTTACCGCAGCTCCAACGCCTACCCGCAGCTGTGGGCCAACGCCCACAGCGGCACGTCGTTCAGCTTCCTCGCCTGCTCGGGCGCGAAGACCGGCGACGTCATCAGCCAAGCCAACTCCATCCCCTCCAACGCGACCCTGGTCACGGTCACCGTGGGCGGCAACGACGCCGGCTTCAGCGACGTGATCCAGACCTGCACCCTCGGCAGCGACTCGGACTGCACCAACCGCGTCAACACCGCGAAGACCTACGTCACCAACACCCTGCCCGCGTTGCTGACCAACACCTACAACACGATCAAGGCCAA of the Amycolatopsis sp. NBC_01488 genome contains:
- a CDS encoding SDR family oxidoreductase, producing MNGLDKVVAITGASSGIGEATALELASRGAAVVLGARRTDRLEALVTRIRDAGGRAELLDVDVTRRADPERLVALAVARFGRLDVLVGNAGVARIAPVAELDVDAWDAMIDVNLRGVLHGIAAALPVFRAQGRGHFVTTVSTSGLKIVPTQAVYAGTKNAVRTLLEALRQESTDGVLRTTSISPGFVRTELVDHVEDPAQREQVQQAMATLGISPDAVARAIAFAIEQPDDVEIGDLTIRPTRQG
- a CDS encoding TetR/AcrR family transcriptional regulator; its protein translation is MAGRERRSDAVANRDRIVEAARTELSESNGAADDLKLHRVAKAAGVGQGTLYRHFPTREHLLAEVYRAELTQLVDTVAPLLAEYSPLDALSRWLERLVEYARVKRGVMAAIEGAAWQDLYSGQHHRLDEALETLLEQGKSAGEIRAGIDAADVILLLGALSRIPEAEWDERAPRIVAVLVDGLRA
- a CDS encoding SACE_7040 family transcriptional regulator; translated protein: MPANPTPLVNGEKANRREQILAAAAELFAHHGFHGVGIDDIGAAVGISGPALYRHFRSKDAILGEMLNSISRYLLDGGTRWASRPGDADDTLAGLVAFHVGFALAHPALITVQERNLANLTDADRKQVRALQRQYVEVWVRAIREAIPELGELQARSAAHAVFGLINSTPYNRHLGDSELAELLSRLALGALRAAG
- a CDS encoding SGNH/GDSL hydrolase family protein gives rise to the protein MSTALGAVVLSTLGVTGLAHAAGTVYAALGDSYSSGVGAGSYGSSGSCYRSSNAYPQLWANAHSGTSFSFLACSGAKTGDVISQANSIPSNATLVTVTVGGNDAGFSDVIQTCTLGSDSDCTNRVNTAKTYVTNTLPALLTNTYNTIKAKAPGARLVVLSYPRFYTVPGSCWVGLSDTKRTAINSGADTLASVIQSRAASAGATFVDVRPSFVGHNICSSADDYLHSLTWPVIESYHPTVAGQSGGYYAPLRGAIG